The genomic segment GGATCATATGCTCTTTTTTGTGCGAGAGCGTCAAACCGAAGAATGAACCACTGACATCCGGATTCCAAAGCGGTGCTCGTTCACCGGACAAGTAAGGGTGGAACAACAGTCCATCAGATCCCGGACGGACGCGCTCGGCAATCTTCGTCAGGACAGCGTACGGATCGATGCCGAGACGTTTCGCTGTCTCGACTTCTGCTGAAGCGAGTTCATCTCGGATCCACCGTAAAACCATTCCACCGTTATTGACAGGTCCGCCGATGACCCAGTGGTCTTCGGTCAGGGCGTAACAGAACGTCCGTCCTTTTTCATCGGTCTGCGGTCGATCAATGATCGTCCGGATAGCACCGCTTGTTCCGATTGTGATCGCAATTTCCCCCTTGCGAATCGCGTTGACACCTAAGTTAGAAAGGACACCGTCACTGGCACCGACTAAAAATGGTGTATCAACGGACAGTCCCATTTGTCGTGCATAATCGGCATTCAGTCCGGTGCATGACGTCGTCGTCGGTACAGGTTCCGATAAATAGCTCGCATCGATTCCGGCGACGTGTAACGCGCCCGTATCCCAGGCTAATTCATGAATATTGAAGAGACCTGTTGCTGAAGCGAGAGAATGATCGATGACATATCTGCCGAATAGTCGTTGGAAAACGAATTCCTTGATCCCGATATATTTTTTCGTCTGAGCATGGAGTTCCGGACGATCTTCGACGAGCCAACTGATTTTACTGAGCGGTGACATCGGATGAATCGGTGTACCGGTCCGATGATAAATCGACAGACCGTACTGTTCCTTAATTTTGTTCGACCATGCTTCACTCCGACTGTCCGCCCACGTGATACAGGCAGTCAATGGTTGGTGTTGTGCGTCCATTGCAATCAAACTGTGCATGGCACTGCTGAATGCGACGAACTTCGGTGGCATGCTCGGATGACGTTTTGTGATCAAGCGGATCGATTCGAGTACGGCATCAAAAATTTCTTCCGGATCTTGTTCTGCCGTCGAACGATTCGGCGTATGGAGTGGATAACCGACATTCGTTTGTCCGATGACCTCTCCTTTTGTCGTAAATAAGACCGCCTTCGTGCTCGTCGTTCCGATATCGACGCCTAACATGTATTCAGTCATGTGAATCGACTCCTTTCGACATCATTTGTTGCGTTTTCCAGAGATCTTCGACTTCCTGGACATCATCAAAGTTCTGATGCAAGGAAGCGACCATCCGTTCACGATCTCCTGTCTCGATCGCTTCGATGTACAGGGCGTGGTTCGCGAGGATGCGTTCGAAGTCTTCGATGTCTTCCTCGAATCGTACCCGCATCGATAGGAGGATGAAACTTTCCATGACCGGTTTAAGGTTTTGCCAAATCATACTGACATACCCGTGGTCAATCGAGCGAATGATTGTTTCGTGAAACAGCACATCTTGGAATGAAAATTCATCGGCATCCTTATATTTAATAGCGACCTTCATCATTTCGAGAATTTTGCTGAGTTCACGAACGAGCTCCGATCGTTCGATCTTGACGAGTCGCTCAAAGACGAACGTCTCGATGAGCAGCCGGACATCATAGATTTCCTGGATATCGCGCTCGGATAAACCGACGACGACCGCCCCCATCCGTTCCAATCGAATCAACTGTTCGGATGCAAGGATCTTTAACGCATCACGGATGGGTGAGCGACTAACGGAAAAGTCAGAGGCTAACTTGTTTTCAGATAAAATGGTACCGCTTTCAATACTTCCTGAAATGATGCGCATCCGTAGCTCGTATGCAACACGATCGCCAGCGGAAGCTTTTGATAACCATTTCAAGGGATATAACAGTTCTGACATGGAATCACCTGATTTCTAAAGTGAGTATACTTGTATACAAGTTAGTATAAACGTTTTTTTCTGAAATGCAAACGCTTAACTTAAATTTTAGTGATTCAAGCAGGAATCAGGAAAATCGTTTTCGATATGTTAGGGTGAAGAAGTAAGTGACGTGTAGAACAAATAAGGAGGAGATCGTACATATGCATATTTTAGTCGTAGGTGCAGGGGCAGTCGGAGGATATTTCGGAGGTCGTCTTGCTGAAAAAGGTGAACAGGTGACATTCCTCGTTCGTCCGAAACGTTATGAACAGCTACAAAAAACAGGACTGCAAATCACTAGTCCTCACGGTGATATCACGATCACGCCTCAGTTAGTGACGCACGACATGCGACCGGATCATACATTCGACGTCGTCTTGCTTTCGACGAAGGCTTATCACTTAGATGACGTATTGAAGGATCTTGCGCCATTCGTTTCGGAGGATACATATATCATTCCGTTATTAAACGGGATGCAACATATTCGCCGGTTAACAGAAGTCTTCGGAGAAGATCGAGTGCTCGGTGGTCTTTGCTTCATTGAATCGACGCTTGATACAGAAGGGCGTATTGTACAGACAAGTCCGTCACACCGGCTGTTATTTGGTTCACGGATCGGTAAACCAACAGCTCGTCTGGAGGAAATTGCAACACGTTTTGCGAAAGCAAAGGCGCCGATGGCGTACTCAACGCACATCATGGATGACATGTGGCAAAAATATCTGTTCATTTCGACATTCGCTGGCGTGACGACACTATTTCGCTCTGCCATCGGTCCGATTCGGCAAGAACCTGTCGGGCGTCAGATGATCATAGACGTCATGAAGGAATCGAAACAGGCAATGGAAGAACAGGGTGCGGTCTTCAATGATGATGTAGAAGCTGTACTGATGAAACAAATGAATGCAATGGAAGATAAGATGAAATCGTCGATGTTGCGGGATATGGAAAAAGGTCAACGAGTAGAAGTTGATCACTTTTTTACTACTTTACTAAAAACAATGTCTCAACGTCATCTTCAACTCATCGAGTCAAATTTAGGAATCTATCAAAAAAATCAAGAAATGCATGTTGACTGAATTATCTGCATTCTGATATGGTTAGGAACAATTACATACTTATCCAGAGAGGTGGAGGGACTGGCCCTATGAAACCTCAGCAACAGGTCGAAAGATACTGTGCTAATTCCTGCGGGTGCTGCACCCGATCGATAAGATTTCCGAATTGTCGACCGACGCATCCGTGAGGATGCGTTTTTTGTTTGAAATAGGTGGAATGAGGAGGAAATGGATTCATGAAAACGAGCGGGGCTTTTCGACGAAAGATGGAATCACGTCATCTGATCATGCTGTCGTTAGGTGGTGTTATTGGAACAGGATTATTTTTAAGTACGGGTTATACATTGGAACAAGCAGGGCGCGTCGGAACGATTCTGTCTTACTTAATTGGGGCCGTCGTCGTTTATCTCGTCATGTTAAGTCTCGGTGAACTGGCTGTACATATGCCGGAAACTGGTTCATTCCATAAATACGCGACAAAGTATATCGGACCCGGCACAGGTTATACAGTGGCTTGGCTCTACTGGCTGACGTGGACGGTCGCCCTCGGTTCAGAATTCACGGCAGCAGGCATTTTGATGCAGCGTTGGTTCCCATCCGTTCCTGTCTGGGTGTTCAGTGCATTATTCGCTACGATGATCCT from the Exiguobacterium sp. BMC-KP genome contains:
- a CDS encoding GntR family transcriptional regulator, yielding MSELLYPLKWLSKASAGDRVAYELRMRIISGSIESGTILSENKLASDFSVSRSPIRDALKILASEQLIRLERMGAVVVGLSERDIQEIYDVRLLIETFVFERLVKIERSELVRELSKILEMMKVAIKYKDADEFSFQDVLFHETIIRSIDHGYVSMIWQNLKPVMESFILLSMRVRFEEDIEDFERILANHALYIEAIETGDRERMVASLHQNFDDVQEVEDLWKTQQMMSKGVDSHD
- a CDS encoding ketopantoate reductase family protein, which encodes MHILVVGAGAVGGYFGGRLAEKGEQVTFLVRPKRYEQLQKTGLQITSPHGDITITPQLVTHDMRPDHTFDVVLLSTKAYHLDDVLKDLAPFVSEDTYIIPLLNGMQHIRRLTEVFGEDRVLGGLCFIESTLDTEGRIVQTSPSHRLLFGSRIGKPTARLEEIATRFAKAKAPMAYSTHIMDDMWQKYLFISTFAGVTTLFRSAIGPIRQEPVGRQMIIDVMKESKQAMEEQGAVFNDDVEAVLMKQMNAMEDKMKSSMLRDMEKGQRVEVDHFFTTLLKTMSQRHLQLIESNLGIYQKNQEMHVD
- the gntK gene encoding gluconokinase, which gives rise to MTEYMLGVDIGTTSTKAVLFTTKGEVIGQTNVGYPLHTPNRSTAEQDPEEIFDAVLESIRLITKRHPSMPPKFVAFSSAMHSLIAMDAQHQPLTACITWADSRSEAWSNKIKEQYGLSIYHRTGTPIHPMSPLSKISWLVEDRPELHAQTKKYIGIKEFVFQRLFGRYVIDHSLASATGLFNIHELAWDTGALHVAGIDASYLSEPVPTTTSCTGLNADYARQMGLSVDTPFLVGASDGVLSNLGVNAIRKGEIAITIGTSGAIRTIIDRPQTDEKGRTFCYALTEDHWVIGGPVNNGGMVLRWIRDELASAEVETAKRLGIDPYAVLTKIAERVRPGSDGLLFHPYLSGERAPLWNPDVSGSFFGLTLSHKKEHMIRAALEGVIYNLYTVFLALIECMDGPVTRIQATGGFARSEVWRQMMADIFESEVVIPESFESSCLGACILGLYATGEVDSFEVVSEMIGETHRHVPNEEAMHEYRQLLPIFISLARTLSADHKRIAAYQRSLIQEEN